A stretch of Henckelia pumila isolate YLH828 chromosome 4, ASM3356847v2, whole genome shotgun sequence DNA encodes these proteins:
- the LOC140860265 gene encoding pectinesterase 2-like: MASKTLFSILLLSIFISSSISINPNPAPNWCSETPNPQPCEYFFSHNPKYKTIKSKADFFKLSKELALDRCSLAHNNLLLLGPKCRNQREKAAWADCVELYESTILKINQTVDPNVKCSPDDAQTWLSTAVTNLVTCQTGFYELGVADYVYPLMSNNVSKLLSNVLSLNSVGGGFQKPSYKKGFPKWLRPGDRKLLQASTPAANIVVAQDGSGNYKTVSEAISAAGKRSGSGRYVIHVKQGTYRENVNIGNKLKNIMLVGDGIGKTIITGSKSVGGGSTTFNSATFAVTGGGFIARGITFRNTAGASNHQAVAVRSGSDLSVFYQCSFEGYQDTLYVHSERQFYRECDIYGTVDFIFGNAAVVLQNCNIYPRNPPNKTNTLTAQGRTDPNQNTGISIHNSRVTAAPDLKPVQSSVKTYLGRPWKQYSRTVFMKTFLDGLINPAGWMPWSGNFALDTLYYGEYLNTGPGSSTANRVKWKGYRVITSATEASKFTVGNFIAGSSWLPGTNVPFTSGL, translated from the exons ATGGCATCAAAAACCCTATTCTCCATTCTTCTCCTCTCTATCTTTATTTCATCATCCATCTCCATCAACCCTAACCCTGCACCAAATTGGTGCAGCGAAACACCGAATCCGCAACCCTGTGAGTACTTCTTTTCACACAACCCCAAGTACAAGACCATCAAATCCAAAGCCGACTTCTTCAAGCTGTCGAAAGAACTCGCCTTGGACCGCTGCTCCCTCGCCCACAACAACCTACTACTCCTCGGCCCAAAGTGCCGTAACCAGCGCGAAAAGGCGGCTTGGGCCGACTGCGTGGAGCTGTACGAGAGCACGATACTTAAGATCAACCAGACCGTTGATCCAAACGTTAAATGCTCCCCTGATGATGCCCAGACTTGGCTCAGCACGGCCGTGACCAATCTCGTGACATGCCAAACCGGGTTCTACGAGCTTGGCGTCGCAGATTATGTTTACCCTTTGATGTCCAACAACGTTAGCAAGCTGCTCAGCAACGTGCTTTCCTTGAATAGTGTCGGAGGAGGGTTTCAGAAGCCGAGTTATAAAAAAGGGTTCCCGAAATGGTTGAGGCCCGGCGACAGGAAGTTGCTACAGGCATCCACCCCCGCCGCGAATATCGTGGTGGCTCAGGATGGTTCCGGCAACTACAAGACCGTGAGTGAGGCTATTTCCGCCGCCGGTAAACGATCCGGGAGTGGAAGATATGTGATACATGTGAAGCAAGGTACTTATAGAGAAAATGTGAACATTGGAAATAAACTGAAGAACATTATGTTGGTCGGGGACGGGATCGGGAAGACGATCATCACCGGAAGTAAGAGCGTCGGAGGAGGTAGCACCACCTTCAACTCGGCCACCTTTG CTGTCACTGGTGGTGGATTTATTGCTCGAGGAATCACCTTTAGAAACACTGCTGGGGCCAGCAACCACCAGGCCGTCGCGGTCCGATCCGGGTCGGATCTCTCCGTATTCTACCAATGTAGTTTCGAGGGCTACCAAGATACGCTCTATGTTCATTCCGAGAGACAATTTTATAGAGAATGCGACATATATGGCACAGTCGACTTCATATTTGGTAATGCTGCCGTGGTACTACAAAATTGCAACATATACCCAAGAAACCCCCCGAACAAGACAAATACCCTAACGGCTCAAGGCCGGACCGACCCGAACCAAAACACCGGGATATCCATCCACAACAGCCGGGTCACGGCTGCTCCGGATCTCAAACCGGTTCAAAGCTCCGTAAAGACGTATTTGGGGCGTCCGTGGAAGCAATACTCTCGCACCGTGTTCATGAAGACCTTCTTGGATGGTTTGATCAACCCGGCGGGTTGGATGCCGTGGAGCGGGAACTTTGCATTGGATACTTTGTATTATGGGGAGTATCTGAATACGGGTCCGGGTTCATCCACTGCCAATCGGGTCAAATGGAAGGGTTATCGCGTGATTACTAGTGCAACTGAGGCATCTAAATTTACTGTTGGGAATTTTATTGCTGGGAGCTCTTGGTTACCGGGGACTAACGTGCCCTTCACTTCTggtctttaa
- the LOC140860485 gene encoding uncharacterized protein yields MEEGKKGGEVLPADPTKKLREASSSSVRKARSHPLLLDGVNRDGAESFWDSSDFEIGLRRGAKVVGDHDLNHLIPRSSSILHHSIALGSCQIFSAVRALEAREDKARADEAKILKELAKLKEDVVRLEASEVRAKEEILRLGGENASIKEELRQWPEKLGVKEKEGETLRSELSALYERHYTEVQTGAGFLSSPPGLQLQRSLEERAVESFCTSAAFEEEVFRRAYAIHDELILESRRILREQHVSENVVKMIGPGFPDPDMGPTDMPRVSAPLDDFGDFEIIEALNSLQEDDAPGVP; encoded by the exons ATGGAGGAGGGTAAAAAAGGGGGTGAAGTCCTTCCTGCTGATCCTACGAAGAAACTTCGGGAGGCTTCATCCTCTTCGGTGAGGAAAGCGAGATCACACCCCTTGCTTCTTGACGGGGTGAATAGGGATGGTGCAGAGTCCTTCTGGGACTCTAGTGATTTTGAGATTGGCCTTAGGCGGGGGGCCAAGGTAGTAGGGGATCATGATTTGAACCATTTGATTCCTCGATCCTCTTCGATCCTACACCACTCTATTGCCCTTGGCTCTTGTCAG ATTTTTTCCGCTGTACGAGCTCTGGAGGCTCGAGAAGACAAGGCTCGGGCTGATGAGGCTAAGATTCTGAAGGAGTTGGCCAAACTGAAGGAAGATGTTGTTCGCCTTGAAGCTTCGGAGGTTAGGGCGAAGGAAGAGATTCTTCGTTTGGGAGGGGAGAATGCTAGCATTAAGGAAGAACTCCGTCAGTGGCCGGAGAAGCTTGGTGTGAAGGAAAAGGAGGGGGAGACTCTTCGTTCTGAGCTTAGTGCTCTTTATGAGAGGCACTATACTGAGGTGCAGACTGGAGCTGGGTTTTTGTCCTCCCCTCCGGGGTTGCAGTTGCAGAGGAGTTTGGAGGAGAGGGCTGTTGAATCGTTTTGCACCTCCGCTGCTTTTGAGGAGGAAGTTTTTCGGCGTGCCTATGCGATTCATGATGAGTTGATACTTGAGAGCCGCCGGATTCTTCGCGAGCAGCATGTTTCGGAGAATGTGGTCAAGATGATTGGCCCTGGTTTTCCAGATCCGGACATGGGACCGACTGATATGCCGAGGGTATCTGCGccccttgatgattttggtgaCTTCGAGATTATAGAGGCTTTGAACTCCCTCCAGGAAGATGATGCTCCTGGTGTTCCATGA